Within the Thermosynechococcus sichuanensis E542 genome, the region CCACTCATAGGGGGAGTTGCCAATAATCACAATGTCGCCCGCAGCCCGTTGTGCCAAGGCAGGCAGGGGGGCGATCGCTCCAAGGAGCACAATACTAGTTAGCCAAAGGGGAAATGGCGATCGAGTGATCTTTAGCATGGCCCACGCTCCTGTCAATGCAGCCTACCTTCTATCCTAGTGCAACTTCATGTGGGGATTGTGCTCAGCCAACCGCCCTGAATATCGCCACAGGGGCAGCTATCGCAACAGCGGCATATTGACAATTTGTGGATCAATGCCGGCACTCTTGAGGACATCCTGCCACTGCTGTTTGATTGCAGCGTCATTGGGATTGCTTTGCTGCAATTCCACAAGGGTTGCCAAGGTATCGTTCCAGAGCTGACTGGTGGCCAAAAGGGGCAAGCGATCGGCCGCGGGCATGGTGGTAATCACTTGGGCAAGGTTGCTGTCTAGCTCAGCCCGTTCAATCCAGCCCGTCACAAAGGGATTGGCATCGGGTTCATTGGGCTTACAGGTCAGGGAGAAGATCCACTGGTATTTTTGCCCCGGCTGTAGCTTCGCTTGACTGGCATCTACCGTCACAGGTAAAATGCCGGCCTTACCATTCAGGGGCACTTGTTGGGTCAGTAGCAGATCCCCGGCTTCTGAGAGCAGCATCAGTTCCGCTGATTTGGCCGTACTTTGGGGGACAAAGAAAAAGAGACTGGGATTGGCGGCAGCCGTCATACCCAAGTTATTATCGGGCACAAGGGCGACAATTTTTGTCAGGGAGCCTTGGGTGCATTCACCAAAGCGGGTGGCACCTGCAACCCGTTGACCCGGCATGCCGCGATTGGTGGGCACAAAGGTGAGACGGTTACTGGATTGGGCGGCGTAGCGATCGCGAGCAATATAGGCCTCCACATTACTAATGGCCGTGAGGGCATAGCGGTTACCGGGGCGCAAACTGAGGGCACGGCGGAAATTCACCAAAGCCGATTGATAGTCTCGCTTGGCAGTCAGTTGATACCCCCGCTGCATGTAGCGATCAAACTCACTGGTTTGGCTAGAGGGATTTTGGGCAACAGCAGGTAACGATGGCAAAATGACTGGCAGGGCACCCATCCCCATTGCCAAGGTACCGAGGACTAGCCACGAAAGGCCAAAACGGTGGGCAGACATAGCACTTACCTACTGAACACGCTAACTATCTTTAAGGTACTATCGAAAAGAATGCCCGATTGTGATCAGGCTTGCACATCCCCTGTGATTTCTGTAAAAGAGCAGCAAACGAAGGATCATTTTTCCCTTGCCCAGATCACGCTTCCTTTGGTGGAGCTGTTCTCAGCGATTCAAGGGGAGGGCGCCAATGTGGGGTGTCGGCAAATTTTTATTCGTTTGGCAGGCTGTGATCTCCGCTGCACCTATTGTGACAGTGCTCATACGTGGCTTGTTCCCGCCCATGCCCTGATTGAAGAACAAGCGGGCGATCGCCACTTTCAAACCGTTGCCAACCCCGTGACTGCTGCCCATATTCTCAAAGCTGTCCAGCAGCTCAATACACCGCCCATCCATGACAGTATTAGCCTCACTGGGGGTGAACCGCTGCTCCATGCTGCCACACTGGCACTATTTTTGCCCCTGCTAAAAGCCCATAGCTCCCTGCCCCTCTACCTTGAAACTGGCGGCCATCATCCAGAAGCACTGGAGCAGATTCTTCCCTATCTTGATAGCGTGGGTATGGACATTAAGCTCCCCAGTGTCAGTGGTGAGTGCCATTGGTCAGCCCATGAAGCCTTTTTGCGCCTGTGCGATCGCGCCCCTGTCGAGGTCTTTTGCAAAGTGATTATTTCCCAAACCACTGACCCTACCGATCTCCATCGTCTCAGTGACCTTGTGGCCAGCGTGAATCCCGATATCCCCGTTTTCCTCCAACCTGTGACACCCGTCGGTACCGGTCGCTGTACCCCCCCACCCACCCCCGCACAAGTTCTCGCATGGCAAGGGCAACTCAAGGCACGGCTGACCCATGTGCGCGTCATTCCCCAAACCCACAAATTTCTTGGCCAGCGCTAGGCTTATTTCTTAATCAAGATATAGGCACGGACATGATCCGGTAGGCGACGGGCAGCGGCTTGATAGCTGGCACGGTCAGGAAAAATGCCCGCTAGAAAGTCCAACTGATAGAGATTGGGCATAAAGGCTCCCCCCGTATCGGCAATCACACCGAGGCGCAGTTTAGGTTGCCTGCCCCGCGTATCCTCAATCACCACGACGCGCCCCAGACCGATATTCCAGACATCCCCCGCAAAGGTCACCTCAGGTTGAGTATTGATTTTATTTTCAATGGTGCTGCCATAGCCCTTAAGGAAAGGAACTTGACGAAAATACCAGTAGCGTCGCTGCTCGTAGGGATCAACCCCCTTGACGAAGGGAATATCATTATTGCGATCCACATTGAAAAAGGCTGCAGTGCCATCGGTAAATTGCACGAGAATTGTCCCCTGCATCAGGGCATCCTCAAGCCCTCTCCTCGTCAAGTAGGCCAGAGGCTTTACCCGTCCATAGAGGGAGCCGCCCGGTTCAAAAATCCCTTCCAGTACCTGTTGCTTTGTCAGTTGCTTATAAAATAAGTCCTCAGGTTGATCGGGAACACGGGGTGGCAGTGCATAAAGTGCCGTATTGTAGGTCTCCGTGCGGGTGCGTGATCCGCGATGGGTAAATACCGCGTAGTTGGTGAGGCGCAATTCCTCAGTTTGGTTTGGATTGCGGGAATTGTGGGGCAGCCATTGAAGGACGCGAAAGTGCTGATTAATAAACGTGGGATCTTGTAAACGAATCGGGCGCTTGCGGCTAATATCCTCTGTGAGTGTTGCAATCATGAAATCTAGGGTGTCGAGGACTTGGGGCAGCGTGACCCCCTTAATCGCCAGAATGCCCTCCCGCTGAGTAATGGGGTCTGTGTCACTAAAGTCTTGAAAATACTGGCGGGTGCTACGCAACACTTGTAGCAACTTCATGGGGGCGGTGCTAATGCGATGGGAGGGCAGGGGGCGATCGCGAAACAGGTTCCGCCCATCCACTTGAAACTGGGGCTGGCCAAACTCATCCAGCGCGGTGTACAGGGGAGATGCAGCGACAGGGGACGGTGTAACCGTTGTAGCGACTTCTACGGATGGTGACGGCACCGTTGCCGCTTGACAGCCCACCGTCAAGAACATCATACTCAGACAACTTGCCGCACTCAGCCAGTAAAACCGCATAGGCACACATTGAAATAGGTACACATGGAATATACTTAGCCTGCACTCCCTGATCCTCGCATAGCAGGTGGGGGTTAAGGGGCGGCAATCTAGGGAAGTGGAGTTGCCAATCAATAAATCATCGTACCCCTATCCTGATCCAGTCGTTCTATGCTAGCTCAAACACCTATCATTCGCACCCACAAGTCGCAATCAAAGCCTTCAGGAGGAGAGATTAGGTGTCGTCATCTCAACCGCATTCGAGGAATTGACCAGTGGATCACTTGGGAATAGGGGAGTGGCTCTGTGAGCAGGTAGCCTTGAATGGCTTTACAGCCAAGGTGTTGGAGAAGTTGCCCTTGCCCCCAAGTTTCTACACCCTCGGCCACGATGGGGATTTCGAGGCTCTTGGCCAGATCAATGATGGCTTTGACGATCGCTTGATCTTGGCGATCGCCTTCAATGTCAGTGATAAATGAGCGATCAATTTTTAGCCCAGTAATCGGGAATTGTTTCAGATAGTTCAATGAGGCGTAACCCGTGCCAAAATCATCTAGCGTAATGCCCACCCCAAGGGCACGCAACTCTTGAAGAATTAACTGCGTCCGTTGAACGTGATGGATGGCCGTGGTTTCTGTAATTTCCAAGGTGAGTAATTCGGGAGCAAGGTGAGCGTCCCGCAGGCACTGGCTGACTTCTTCGACAAGATTCATGTGCAAAAACTGCCGTGCCGACAGGTTGACCGCTACTCCTACGCCAGCTAATCCCTGTTGTTGCCATGCATGGCAGTCGCGACAGGCCTGTTGGAGAACCCAGCGGCCAATGGCAAGGATCAGACCATTTTCTTCAGCAATATCAATAAAGTGTTTGGGATAGAGCAAGCCTTGGCGAGGATGGTGCCAGCGCAGTAATGCTTCAATGGCGTGAATTTTGCCTTTTGTGAGATCTAGCTGGGGCTGATAGTAAATCGAGAGTTCGCCGTGTTCAAGGGCCGTATGCAGATCATTTTCAAGGCGCAGGAGTTCCGGAGCAAGGGCATTGAGACTATTGGTGTAGAACTGGTACGTGTTGCGGCCTGTTTCCTTGGCACGATAAAGGGCAGTGTCAGCATTGCGCAGCAGCACATCGGCAGATTCACCGTGATCAGGATAGACGGCAATGCCAATACTGGTCGTAATGTGAAGATAGTGACCATTGAGAATGAACTCGGGCTTGAGGGCGTAGAGAATGCGTTCAGCCACAATGGCCAAATCATCGGGGTGGTGTACCATGGGCAAGAGCACAGTGAATTCGTCACCACCCCAACGGGCTACGGTATCGGTTTCCCGCAGACACTGGACGAGGCGTTCTGCTACCTGCTGCAATAGTTGATCTCCCACAGCATGGCCAAGGGTGTCGTTAATGATTTTGAAGCGATCCAGATCTAAAAACATCACCCCTACCCGCTGTTGTTGTCGGCAGGCTTCAGCCAGAGCCATGGCTAGGCGATCGTCAAAAAGGACACGGTTGGGCAGCCCAGTCAGCAGGTCATGGAAGGCTTGGTAATGGATCGTATTTTCTGAGAGTTTGCGATCGGTAATGTCCACAACGGTGCCTTCAAAGTAGGCGAGCTGTCCCTTGGCGTCATAGACTGCGCGGGCATTTTCGGAAATCCAAATGATTTGGCCATCCTTGCGATAGACCTGCGATTCAAAGTTAGTAACGGTACCATTAGTGGTCAAGGCTTGGATAAACTCTTCGCGGCGATGGGGATTGACATAGAGCTGGGTGGCGATGTCAGTGATGTGGGCTTGTAGATCCGCCGGGGAGTCATAGCCATAGATACGGGCAAGGGCAGGGTTGACCTTGAGGTAATAGCCATGGGGACTGGATTGAAAGATGCCCTCTGTGGCGTTTTCAAAAATACTGCGGTACTGGCTCTCGGCAAGGCACAGCGATCGCTCGATCTCTTGGCGCTCAAGCACATTAGTGAACACCTGCCCCATCACCTGTAGCAGGGGTAGAAAGTTCTCTAGGTGGGGTTGGGGCTGCCGCACAAAGTCTAGCCCAAGAAAGCCAATCAGTTGTGAGCCGCGCTTCAGGGCAACTGACAGTAGAGACTGAATTTTTTGTGCCTCTAGACCTTGGCGATCGGGGGCATCGGTCGGTAACGCTTGAATGGCCGGCCACAGTACCCAGCCTTGGGTGTCGAGCGCTTCAAAAAAGAGGGGAAATTCCCTTTTGGGTACCCCCTGCAAATTTTCCTGTTGTGGCTCGATCTCCGGTTGGCACCATTCATAGGTGTTGGAAAACGTGGCACCCTCGCTATCATCAGGCTCAAAGAGATAAACGCGGTCGGCCTCCGTCATTTCTCCCAACAGACCCAGCACCTTGTGGATAGCTTGGGGAATCTCCGTCAGGGGCAGGTTAATAAACTCACTGGCGACAGTACTAATTAGGCGTTCATAGCGCAGTTGCTGATCCAATTGGGCTTGGCGGGCTTGCTGTGCTCGTTCAGCGCGAATCCGCTCTAGTTCAGCAGTCACTCGCACGGCAAAGATTTTGAGCAGACTTTCAATGGCGGCAATGCGTTCAAGGGGCTGGGTATGCATGAGGGCGATAATGCCAAGGGTTTCCCCTTTTGCATTGCGCAGGGGCACGCCAATATAGGATTCAATCTGCAAATCTCTGAGCATCTCATCCTTGGGAAACAAACGTGCCACACCGTGGTTGTAAAAACAGGTATCGGCTGTTAGAACTGATGAGCAGGGGGTATCGGCAAGGGCATAGCTCAAGGGAGGTTGCAGTTCACCCCGATAACTCAGGGCAAGTGTGGTCACCCAATCCTGCTGGCGGCCACTGAGTTCACCAATAAAGACATAATCAATGCCTAATCGCTGACTCAGATAAAGGACTAAATCGCGGCAAAAGTCATTGCCCAAGCTTTCATTGAGGCGAATAATCGGCTGATCAAGGGCGTCGTGCAACTCCTTCCACGCAGTAATGTCAGTAATTACCCCATCAATGGCGATCACTTGGCCTTGGCTATTCAGAACGGGAATGCCCTGTTCCCGTACCCAGCGAGGGTGACCGTCGCGGTGCAGAATGCGGTATTCAATGTCGTAGGGGCTGGCATGGGCGATCGCCTGCTGTAGGGTCTCTGTGACAAGGGGCAAGTCTTGAGGATAGATGATTTGATTCCAGCCTTGGTCACCACGGCTATGAAACTCCCTAGGCGTATAGCCCGTCACGCCGTAACAGCCCTGACTCAAGTATGTCAACCGCCACGGTGGTGTACTCTCACAGGAAAAGATAAACCCCAACAGTTGATCCACCAACTGGGTCAAGCGCTGGGGATTTGCAGCGAGGGGGCTATGGCTTGGTTCATGCTGGAGAAAGGTAACAATGAACCCCGCTGTTGATGTTGGCTCCCTGAGGGGAACCATGGTGAAGCAGAGTCCTCGGTGGCAACCTTGTAGGGGTATTTGCTGGTGCCAACACTGATCAAAGAATGTGAGCAGCGCTCCATCCTGAAGGAGTGAAACCACGGCGAGGTGATTCCCCAAAAGCTGCTGGCCAATGCTATTGGCGCTAATGACTTGATATTGGGGTGGGCGGGTGGGAGAAACGCCAATCAGTAGTAGCCCTTGGGCACAATAACTAAAAAGAATTTCCAACAGGCGATCGCCCATGGAAAAGGAAGAAGCGGCCAGTGTCTGGTCTTGCAGAGGAGAGGGCTGAACCACGGCCAATGTTTCTAAATTTTATTTCTTAACCCATCTACTCTAAACGATTCTGGCTAAGATGAACTGCTAAATGAAAAACACTTTAGACCACACCAAGAGGATGCCGCCTGTGGCTGTGAGAGTGATCAGGTAGAGGGAACGACTGAGCCGCAGCGCCGCAATAATCGTACCTTGATCAATAGGTTGTAGTGCTTCTCCCAAAAAGGGTTTCACTTTTACCGTGCCGCGATAGGTATTCGTGCCCCCCAGACGTACTCCGAGAGCGGCTGCATAGGCACACTCACTCCAACCGGAATTGGGACTGGGATCCTTGGGGGCATCCCGCCAACACCACTGCCACACTCGCTGCCACTGCCCGGAGCAAAGGGCAACCAGAAAGACGAGCAACCGACAGGGCAACCACGTAAGCACGTCATCGGTCTTGGCAGCAAACCATCCCCAGTGGGTGTAGGGTGGCTCACGGTAACCAATCATTGAGTCCAAGGTGCTGGCCGCTTTGTAGGCCATGACGAGGGGCAAGGGGGTGAGTTGCGGAACAACAAGGGTAGCGATCGCCCCATAAAAAAGTGGTGCCATCATGCCATCGGTGGTATTTTCACTCACGGTTTCTAGAACCGCCCGTAGAATCTGCGGCGCCTCTAGCTGGGCAGTCTCGCGACCCACATATTTCGCTAAGGACTGGCGTGCCGCCTCCAGATTGCCAGCCACCAAGGGTTCGAGTACCTCTATTGCTGCATCCCGCAGACTACGACCGGCAAAGCCGCTGGCAGTACCCACCACTGCAATTCCCCAACCCAAAAGAGGTGAAATTGCCATCCCCAGTGCCACCACCCCCCAACTGATGAGGGCAGACCCCGTAATTAAACTGAGCGTCAGCACTGCCCCTCCCAACCGTTGTGCCCAGATCGGCCAGCCTTGGCCATGGTTGAACCTGTTGCTGACAAATTGGATATATCCTCCCATCCAGCGCACTGGATGCGGCCAGCCCCACGGATCCCCAAGGCCAAAGTCAAGGAGGGCAGCAGCGAGAAGAATCGTATAGGCAATGAGTTGGCAAGACACAGCAGCGATCTAGGGGGGCGATCGCTCATTTTAGACCCTCAGCGCCACCCAGCCCGCTCCATAATCCGCAGGGCCTCGGCATTATTGCGGCCAAAAACGGCGGCATTGACATTTTGCCCCCGGAAGTTGCCAAACCGCTGCACAATCGGGTGCAAGGGTACGCCGGAGCGCACCGGATACTCAAAGTTGGCCATCGCAAACATTTCCTGTGCCTTGGGACTCACCAGATACTCCAAGAAGCGAATCGCCGCCTGACGATTGGGGGCACCGGCCACCACACCACCCCCACAGATATTCACGTGGGCGCCGCGATCGCGCTGGTTGGGGAAAAACAAGCCCACCTTCTCAGCAACTGCACGATCTTCTGCTTTATCTGAGGCAATTAACCGAGCTAGATAGTAGTGATTTGCAATTGCAATGCTGCCAACACCCGCTGCACAGGCACGAATTTGGGCGGTATCATTTCCCTCTGGGGGACGGGCAAAGTTTTGGGCTAGTCCTCTCGCCCATTGTTCCGTTTTTTGGGCACCATGAATGGCCAGCAGTGACCCTGTTAGGGATTGATTATAAACATTGCTGGAACTGCGACTGAGAATCTGCCGCCGCCACTTGGGATTAGCCAAATCCTCGTAGGTGGAGAGTTGGTTGGGATTCACTTTGGATTTATCGTAAATCAGGACACGCACTCGCCGTGAGAGGCCAAACCAGTGTCCTTGGGGTTCCCGCAGGTTCGCTGGCACAACGCTATTGAGTACCCTTGACTGAATCGGCTGCAAAATACCGGCTTGCTGTGCTCGCCACAAGCGACCGGCATCCACCGTAATGAGTACATCGGCGGGTGAGCGAGTACCTTCACTGCGAATCCGCTCAATCAGGGCATCGGCTTCAGCTTCAATAATGTTGACGCGAATCCCCGTCTGCTGCGTAAAACCGTTGTAGAGGGCTTTGTCAGTGTCGTAGTGCCGTGCCGAATAGACATTGATCACCCCTCCGGCTTGCCGCTGTTGGGCATTACTGGATTCTGTCCTTTGATTCCAGAGATGGTGAGCAACATAAGCAGTTGCGCCGGCACCCATGCCCAGCAATACACGGCGACCTACTTTCTCCATAGTTGAGAATTTCTCCTAAATTCAAGCTGAGAGATATTCTAAAACTACAGGGGTGTTTTTGCAATTCCTTTGCAATAAGTTTAGGCCTTGCCGTACCACCACTGGCGATCGCTAGGGGTTAGCTCCACCCAATAGAGCGTAATCACAATCATGGCGCCCGTTTCAATGTGGCGTACCCAATAGCTGGGATGCCGTTTGGTGGCACTATCAAGGACAAGCCGTCGGCCAATGCGTCGCCAACTGGGTTCTTTGCTGCGCCAAGCAATGCGACAACAGGGCCAAGGCAACTGTTCGCGGTCAAAAAGGCGACAACAGGCACCCACCACCTCATAGCTAAAGGAACGGCCGGGACTGGAGAACTGAATCCCACTCGCCAAGACAGGTGGCAGTTCTATTGCTGAGGATGAATCCATCAAGGGGATGCGCTAGCGTGCAGGCCAGCTTTTCAGTGTATCAGGAATCCCCCCTAGGGTTCCTGGGCGGCAATCAAAAGGGCACAGCAGCTAAAGCCGATGACCAGTGGAAACAAAGACTGCAGCCAGCCACTCAAGCCTGTGGTGATTAGGGCGATCGCCAGTGCCAACATCTGTAGGCGTCGTTGTTGCGGCGAGAGGGCAACTGGCAGTTCAATGCATTGCAGCCCCTCAGTGGGCAAAGGCAGGGGCATCACTCCCCCCGGCGGAAATGCCCAATACTGGTACTGCTCAATAAAGAGATCTGTCCAGCCGTGTTCTTCGCACCAAGCCACTGCGGACCGATAGGAGTATTTGAGTAATTGCAACGAAGGATAACGATCCATAGGGGCACTGGTCAAGGCAAGACAATCAACCTCTCTACTGAGAACATAACAGAACTGGGAAATCTGTTTGCAACGCTTGTAGTAACTCTTAATGCTTTGGCTTCAGAGAAAATTAAGATTCCCGTCAAGAGGTCGGCAGATATACTGAAAGATAGATAGAGTGGTGTCAAAAAGCACTACGGTTCTTACCCAACTGTTCGTTGCAGACCATTGATGTAAAGAAGTGTTTATTTATATTTTTCGGTGAGGAGTATTCTTAAGCCACCAGTCAATGGTTTTCAAAAATCACTAAATTTCCCACAAACCCTTATAAAGTCTGGCTTTGCAATGAGTTAAATCCAATCATGAAATTCCTTAAAAACCATCTAGGAGGCGGTCATGTTGCTGGAGGCACCAACGGTACCCGTTTCACCCATTGCCTTGCTCCATAGCCTGTTAGAACTGCGGCAGGAAATTACCAAAGAGGGGGAAGCCCGTTTTCAACAGTGGCAATCAAAAATTAAGCGATCCGAATTTATACCTAGTGCCCGCAATCTTGCTTACTATTTGGCCTTGCGCTGGCGGGATCTCCGGGTAATTCAAATGGCCTTGATGCCTTGGGGGTTATCCTCCTTGGGACGGATCGAGTCGCGGGTGCTCCCCAATTTGGATGCGGTGATCAACACTCTCGGCGCTCTGTGCCAGACCCATGAGTCACTGCCCCCCCGCCCCCCCTTAGAGGCTTTTTTTGCGGGCGATCGCCAACTGCGCCGCCAGACAGAAGAACTCTTTGGTCCAATTCGTGGCAAACGCCATGTGCGCATCATGGTGACCTTACCAACTGAAGCGGCTACCAACCCCCAGTGGAGTATTACGCTCCTGCGCAAGGGGATGAACTGTGCCCGCATCAACTGTGCCCACGATGACCCCGCCACTTGGGAGGCGATGATTGAGCACCTACAAGCGGCAAGCCACATGACAGGCCAACCCTGCAAAATTCTCATGGACTTGGGAGGACCAAAACCCCGCATTGCCGAAATCTTTCCAGACATGGTGCGTCTTCACCGCGGCGATCGCCTACGGCTGACAACGGAAATTTGCCCTGATGGCGTAGAGATACCGCAATTCACCTGCTCCTTGCCAGAAATTTTGCCCCAATTAGAGGTGGGGCAGCGGGTTTGGATTGACGATGGTCACATTGGCGGTCGCATTGTCAGTAAAGATACCCAAGGGGTGGAACTCACCATTACCCACTGCAAGGAAGGGCAGCGGCTGAAACTGGCCAAGGGCTTGAACTTCCCCGACAGTGATTTGCGCCTGTGTCCGCTGACCGAGAGCGATCGCCAGCATCTGGCCTTTGCTTGCCGCCATGCCGATATTATTGGCTACTCCTACGTTCAGTCCGCCGAGGATATTGCCCTGCTGCAACGGGAACTGGAGCATTGTTGTGGCGATCGCGCTGACCAGATGGGCATCATTGCCAAAATTGAGACCCCAAAAGCGATTCGGGCACTACCAGAAATGGTCGTCCAAGCGGCGGGTCGGCAGCCCTTTGGCGTCATGATTGCCCGGGGAGACCTCGCCGTTGAAATTGGCTACCAACGTCTAGCGGAAATGCAGGAGGAAATTCTCTGGCTCTGTGAAGCTGCCCATGTACCCGTGGTTTGGGCCACCCAAGTCCTTGAAAACTTGGTGAAAAAAGGTGTGCCCTCCCGGGCAGAAATCACCGATGCTGCAATGGCGGAGCGAGCGGAGTGTGTCATGCTCAACAAAGGCCCCTACGTGGGGTTAGCAGTGGATATCCTCGATGATGTTCTTGCCCGCATGGAAGCGCACCAGCAAAAGAAAACACCGCAGCTACGGGCACTGCATTCGTGGCAGCCCTACGAAACGCCAGCGATCGTGCGCCAATAAACCCCTAGTTAGCCTTCAGAGAGGATGCTGGGGCGAATTTTATCCCCATCCCGCAGGGGGCGACCCGAACGGACGACATAGCGATCGCCGGCATTTAAGCCACTGAGGATTTCCACTTTCCCCTCTCGCCGTTGACCAAGGGTGACTTGCCGCTCCTGCACGCGATCGCCCACGACCACAAAAACGCTGCCTTGCCGTGAGGAGAGTTGCCCTTCCTCGAAGCCCTTGAGGGCGGATTGGGGAATCATCAGGCGCGGCGCATTCGCTCCTTGGAAAACAACCCGTGCCAGTAAACCACTGCCTAAGCGTTCATCGCCATTGTCAATCACCACTTCTACAGGAATCAGACGGGCATCGGCGGCAGCAGGTGAAATTCGTGTAATTCTTCCTTCGTAGGTGCGGTTGGGTACAGCATCAAACGTCACCGTCGCTCTTTGGCCGGGAGCTAATCTTGCCAATTCCCGTTCCGAGACTTCCACGACAACTTTGAGTTGACGAATATCGCCAAGGCGGAGAACGTCGCCCCCCGGTTGCAGCAGGTTGCCCACTTCTGTGAGTCGCTCTAGCACCACGCCATTGAGGGGCGATCGCAGGAGGGCTTGATTCAAGCGTGCCCGTGCCTGTTGGACAAAGGCGGTTTGGGCTTGTACCCGACCTTGGGCAACGGCCACCGCCTGTTGAGCCGTCACCACCTCTGCTTCACGAGACCGCAGTACCTGCCGTGCTGTTTGCGCTGTCGTTCGTGCCTGTTCCGCTGCTTGGGCTGAGACGGCACCATCCCGCAGCAGGGTTTCAAGGCGGCGGGCATCACTTTCCGCCTGTTGGAGGGTCAGACGGGCTTCCTCAACGGCTGTACGGGCGCGATTGACGGCCGCTTGGGCTTGGATGACTTCATTGCGGCGGGCAGCCAGTTCTGCTTCTGCTTCAAAGACAGCGTTTTTCAGGACAACGGGATCCACCTCCGCCAGCAGTTGCCCCGCTTGCACGCGATCGCCCACATCCACGCCAAGGCGAATCACTTGACCTTCCACCTGCGATCGCACCATCACTTCACGGTAGGGGCGCGTGGTACCCGTTAGGGTTGTCCCAGTTTCCAGTGGTGCCAAGCGTGCCACAGCCACATCGGCGGCGACCCCTTCACGTTCTGGACGGGCAACTGCCGGTGATTCTAAGCGACTCATTGCCGACTGGCATCCCCCTAGGAGCAGGGCGATCGCGATCGCCCCCAGCCATTGTTGCTTCGCCATGATCTGTCCCATCATCTTCCCAACTGCTGCCGATAGCCTATCACACTGTCCCCAACTGCATCAGTAACACCTCCCAGACGAGGCGAGGCTGAACGTACTGCTGCAAATACTGGCGGGCACGCTCCAATTCCTGAAGCACCGCAACACACTGGGGGAATTGTCCCCCTTGCCAAAGTTGCTGCTGCATTAGACTGAGAAGCCAAAGCTGCCGTTCGACATCGAGGGATTGCGTGATGTCCCGTGCCAATTCCAAAGCAGTTTGCACAGGTAGGGGAGCCGTCAGTTGTTCACCAAGGTGGCGGAATGCCTCAGGAATTTCTT harbors:
- a CDS encoding pyruvate kinase gives rise to the protein MLLEAPTVPVSPIALLHSLLELRQEITKEGEARFQQWQSKIKRSEFIPSARNLAYYLALRWRDLRVIQMALMPWGLSSLGRIESRVLPNLDAVINTLGALCQTHESLPPRPPLEAFFAGDRQLRRQTEELFGPIRGKRHVRIMVTLPTEAATNPQWSITLLRKGMNCARINCAHDDPATWEAMIEHLQAASHMTGQPCKILMDLGGPKPRIAEIFPDMVRLHRGDRLRLTTEICPDGVEIPQFTCSLPEILPQLEVGQRVWIDDGHIGGRIVSKDTQGVELTITHCKEGQRLKLAKGLNFPDSDLRLCPLTESDRQHLAFACRHADIIGYSYVQSAEDIALLQRELEHCCGDRADQMGIIAKIETPKAIRALPEMVVQAAGRQPFGVMIARGDLAVEIGYQRLAEMQEEILWLCEAAHVPVVWATQVLENLVKKGVPSRAEITDAAMAERAECVMLNKGPYVGLAVDILDDVLARMEAHQQKKTPQLRALHSWQPYETPAIVRQ
- a CDS encoding efflux RND transporter periplasmic adaptor subunit, coding for MAKQQWLGAIAIALLLGGCQSAMSRLESPAVARPEREGVAADVAVARLAPLETGTTLTGTTRPYREVMVRSQVEGQVIRLGVDVGDRVQAGQLLAEVDPVVLKNAVFEAEAELAARRNEVIQAQAAVNRARTAVEEARLTLQQAESDARRLETLLRDGAVSAQAAEQARTTAQTARQVLRSREAEVVTAQQAVAVAQGRVQAQTAFVQQARARLNQALLRSPLNGVVLERLTEVGNLLQPGGDVLRLGDIRQLKVVVEVSERELARLAPGQRATVTFDAVPNRTYEGRITRISPAAADARLIPVEVVIDNGDERLGSGLLARVVFQGANAPRLMIPQSALKGFEEGQLSSRQGSVFVVVGDRVQERQVTLGQRREGKVEILSGLNAGDRYVVRSGRPLRDGDKIRPSILSEG